A part of Miscanthus floridulus cultivar M001 chromosome 6, ASM1932011v1, whole genome shotgun sequence genomic DNA contains:
- the LOC136456844 gene encoding uncharacterized protein isoform X2 codes for MEPKKSSPQHQPHAMEPKKSSPRGAGAAATTTTEAESPLSSLFYPPEPAANGKDQDLYSILYKGQSGSAHAGVTDGKPQWSPSKSRTAYAKDGKHSPPYDSVDTSCFGSSVHYGGREYFYGSSTTKKATESSTDYKGDKKDPAADSHGDWWQGSFYY; via the exons ATGGAGCCGAAGAAGTCCTCTCCTCAGCACCAGCCCCACGCCATGGAGCCCAAGAAGTCCTCTCCCCGCGGCGCcggggccgccgccaccaccaccaccgaagccGAGTCCCCGTTGAGCAGCTTGTTCTACCCCCCGGAGCCCGCG GCAAATGGGAAAGATCAGGACTTGTACAGCATTCTTTACAAAGGGCAGAGCGGGAGCGCACATGCTGGCGTGACAG ATGGTAAACCGCAATGGTCTCCTTCCAAAAGTCGTACCGCGTACGCAAAGGATGGTAAACATTCGCCGCCTTATGATTCAGTTGACACGTCATGTTTTGGATCATCTGTGCATTATGGTGGTCGAGAATATTTCTACGGCAGCTCTACAACCAAGAAAGCAACAGAATCCTCCACTGAT TACAAAGGGGACAAGAAAGATCCAGCCGCAGATTCTCATGGCGACTGGTGGCAAG GCTCATTTTATTACTAA
- the LOC136456844 gene encoding uncharacterized protein isoform X1, whose translation MEPKKSSPQHQPHAMEPKKSSPRGAGAAATTTTEAESPLSSLFYPPEPAANGKDQDLYSILYKGQSGSAHAGVTGNGKPQWSPSKSRTAYAKDGKHSPPYDSVDTSCFGSSVHYGGREYFYGSSTTKKATESSTDYKGDKKDPAADSHGDWWQGSFYY comes from the exons ATGGAGCCGAAGAAGTCCTCTCCTCAGCACCAGCCCCACGCCATGGAGCCCAAGAAGTCCTCTCCCCGCGGCGCcggggccgccgccaccaccaccaccgaagccGAGTCCCCGTTGAGCAGCTTGTTCTACCCCCCGGAGCCCGCG GCAAATGGGAAAGATCAGGACTTGTACAGCATTCTTTACAAAGGGCAGAGCGGGAGCGCACATGCTGGCGTGACAGGTA ATGGTAAACCGCAATGGTCTCCTTCCAAAAGTCGTACCGCGTACGCAAAGGATGGTAAACATTCGCCGCCTTATGATTCAGTTGACACGTCATGTTTTGGATCATCTGTGCATTATGGTGGTCGAGAATATTTCTACGGCAGCTCTACAACCAAGAAAGCAACAGAATCCTCCACTGAT TACAAAGGGGACAAGAAAGATCCAGCCGCAGATTCTCATGGCGACTGGTGGCAAG GCTCATTTTATTACTAA